The sequence AGCCAACTGAGGAGCCTTGAGAGCGTTCAAAATTGTAGAGACCAGCAATTAGATTGCAACGCAAACCAAAGCGGTGACGACGATTGCGATAGCGTCCAGATAAGATGCGGAAGATCTTCAAGCGGCGATTAACATGCTCAATGCCAACCCGTTGGCGCGCAAGTTGGCGGTTGAACGCTTTCTGCTCAGGCGTAAGCTGACCACCTTTCGG is a genomic window of Pseudanabaena sp. PCC 6802 containing:
- a CDS encoding transposase family protein, translated to SYWADYLYVFGKGRRHDFKLFKASGIHFPSSNREFAGQGLSRHPETASLLPLTPQEPKGGQLTPEQKAFNRQLARQRVGIEHVNRRLKIFRILSGRYRNRRHRFGLRCNLIAGLYNFERSQGSSVG